The Mercenaria mercenaria strain notata chromosome 1, MADL_Memer_1, whole genome shotgun sequence nucleotide sequence ATATGTGATGCGTAGACCCTGAACAGACAAACCTTTAAGTCGTTATCGGTCGgtatttgttttaattcatatACTTTCAAATCGATGATCTGTAAGTGCACCTCTTTTAAATTGTTTGTGAAGGGCAACGTATTAGTTAATCTGGTGTCTACTCAGCTGGATATTTTCCAAAGCTAATAATACCAAAGGTTTTCTATGATCTATCTAAACAGATTTATTGGCAGATTGGAAATTCAAATGTCGTTAAGGATCAGACACATGCCTTTAACTTTTAAATCCTTTTCGCAAAACGTGCACAATGTTTGATATAAAGCTTTAAATACTAATCATTTGGCTTTATGTAGTCTCTTTTTGTACCTATGTAGACTTTGAACTGGCACCAATAAATCTGTCATTGATTAGTATGTCATACAAAAGTCAAGCCCTGTTCATGTGCTCGTCATTAAGAAAggaattttaaacaaagaaaaaaatgttgcaaggtATTTCTATGTTCgaagtttcaaaacattttcacctatattttaatgattaaaataataCAATTATATAATTGTCTTTACATCTAGACAAAGAAGGGTAATTATTATGCAAGAAAGACAACTGTTTAAGTACATTTAGAATTTCTGCGTTCTTCTTCTTCAGAAGATGGTTTTCCTCGTCAAAGGTTATATACTAGCGTGTctgctttgtttaaatattgtcAAGTCAAAGGATGGTGTTTTCTATGGCGGATCAATAAGCTATAAACTTGAGGAGATTGCAGGAAAGAAAATAGTAAGTTTGGTTTTGTTTGTTGATTAAGTTGATAGATGTACATGTTAATTCTTCcctgaaaatactgaaaatgttgcaggccatGTATCGAaatttagatttagatttagCAGTCAaggcaaataaaaggaaaagttgTTTTGAAAGTGTATAAATGATATTAAATGTGAGTAAATATCTCCCAATACGGAAATGATAAGGCCTATGCAGAGAAACGGCGTTTATTgctttatttatcaaataaataccACGAGACATAAAACGTCAACACAGTCACAATCACTCCAACACCACAAAAAAAGTTGGAATAAAATTAATGCACGGCAGTTTATGCCAAGTGCTTTGAGCATTATTTCGTTTCATACACCCATGCCAAAGGCTACATTAACAAGACTTAGACTTAATTTTACAGGCCCATATTGAACTGATAACAGGATGGAAGTTAGGGGAAGGCCCTTGCGGCGCCAACTGTTCAAAGAGAGATGTAAATAAAGTGGTCAACGCAAGACGCAGTCAAAATGAACAAAGTACCGGAATTCAAACCTATTTCGGGAATTTTTCAACAGATTACGTTGTGAATAAAACCACAAAAGAAAGAGACCTAAACACGATCGTTCACTCGAATTATACTGAATGGGTGATAGCTGTTAGTGAGCAGGCAATGTGGGAACAAGAGTTCATGAAATTCAGCTTTGAAATGCCAGACGCCGCTGAAGACATAAAGTATGAGTTttaattagctcacctgagccaaaggctcagggtgagctattgtgatcgctcaccgtccggcatccgtccgtccgtccgtccacactttccttttaacaacatctcctcctaaaccaccaagcaaattttgatgaaacttaacagggatgatccttggatggtcttctttaaaacatttcaaagaattgaactccatacagaactctggttgccacggcaaccgaaagataaaactttaaaaatcttcttgtccaaaaccacaaggcctagggctttgatattaggtatgtagcatcatctagtaggaatctaccatgattgttcaaattatccccctggggtcaaatgtggccctACCCCGGGGGTcttggtgtgggagacatattgatttactccagtctgtgtgtctgtctgtgtgtgtgcgtgtgtctgtcacaaagcttgtccgcacacTAAGTCGAACttttctcatcggatcttcaccaaacttgaacaaaatgtgtttgacaataagacctcggccaagttcgataactagccaaatccgcttaggcacttttgaattatggcccttgaattactgattggatccattcatctagaccatccagagaaactagtatTTTTTCATTGGACAGTTGTgcgagacatgcgcttttctgaaaagcatctctagttagtTATGATTTATTAGATATACATACGTAACAGGCTGTATGTTCCTATggcattttggtaggaaaaaaagAGTGAAGTAGACGAAAATAGGATGAATAAGCACGGCGACAAGCTGTTACAGCATGCATGCATGATCGTTTCCTCAAAACTTACAGTCATGGCTTTTAACTTATTATTTATTTGGTATCAT carries:
- the LOC128549674 gene encoding uncharacterized protein LOC128549674; amino-acid sequence: MVFLVKGYILACLLCLNIVKSKDGVFYGGSISYKLEEIAGKKIAHIELITGWKLGEGPCGANCSKRDVNKVVNARRSQNEQSTGIQTYFGNFSTDYVVNKTTKERDLNTIVHSNYTEWVIAVSEQAMWEQEFMKFSFEMPDAAEDIKYEF